The Amycolatopsis tolypomycina region TCGACCTCCGCTGGAGCGCGGGAATCCCCATGCTCCACTTCGGCGGCTTCGACAAGCACGGCGGCCACCTGGGCCCCGAACTCCTGACGTTGTTCACCCGAGCGGGCGAGCTGGCCCCCGGCTCCTACGGCCTCCTGTACACATGGGACGACCAGGACACGGAGAACGACAACAACTTCCGCGTCTACCGGATGGCCCGCGGCCAGGTGACCGAGCGCGAAGACCCCCACCTGACCCCGGTGGCCCCCACGGTCCTCGACACCTACGAGCTCTGAAGAAGCCAGCCGCGACCCGGGAGCTCAACCTCCCGGGTGAAATAGCAAAAGGGCTGTATCGGCACTTCCTGCCGATACAGCCCTTTAACCGCGAGCGGATGACGGGATTCGAACCCGCGACCCTCACCTTGGCAAGGTGATGCGCTACCAGCTGCGCTACATCCGCGTTGTCTTGCTGATGGAAGGAACTCTATACCCTCCGTGTGGGGGGCTCTTCACCGGGTCCCCCCTCGCTCTGACCGGTGCTTCGGTGTCACAGCTGGCGTACAAGGGGTGACGACGGCTGATTCCCTCCGTATGGTGTCTCCATTCGACCGAATGGGGAGACCTTCGGGGAGGAGGTGCCGGGCCGGATGACCGAGCTGGGCACGGTGCCGCCACAAGCGGCCTCGGAATCCGACGAACAGGCACTGCTGCAACGGCTGCGCAACGGCGAGGACGCCGCGTTCGGGGAGCTGTTCGAGCTGCACGCCGCCGCCGTCCGGCGGCTGGCGCAGAGCCTGGCGGCGGACCGGTCGGAGGCCGAGGACATCACCGCGGAGACGTTCTTCCGCGTGTTGCAGGCTCTCCGCCGTGGTGCCGGCCCCCGCGACTACGTCCGGGCCTACCTGCTGACCGTCGCGCGCCGGGTGTCGTGGGAGTGGCACGGTGCCCGCCGGGACGTCCCGGTTTCGGACGACGAACTGACTTTCCGCGCCGGTGCGGGTGCCGACACGCACGCCCGCACGGCCGAGCACACGCTGATCACGACCGCGTTCACCAGCCTGCCGGAGCGGTGGCGGACGGTGCTGTGGCAGACCGAGGTCGAGGGCGAGCAGCCCGCCATGGTCGCGCCGCACTTCGGGTTGAGCGCGAACGCGACGGCGGCGCTGGCCCGCCGGGCCCGGCAGGGCCTGCGTGCGGCGTACCTGCAGGCACACCTTTCGGTGAACCGCGGCCCGGATTCGTGCCGCGCGGTCGTCGAAAAGCTCGGCGGGTTCACCGCGGGCAGCGTGACCGGGGCCGAGGCGGAGCGGATCAAGGCGCACCTGCTCGGCTGCCCGTCGTGCCGGGGCACCCAGGACGAGCTGCGTGACGTCTGCTCGTCGCTGCGGGCGCACGCCGGGGTGCTGGTGCTGCTGGTGCCGGCCGCCGCGTCGCTGGGCGGCAGCGGGGTGCTGGCCGGGCTCGGCGCGACGATCAAGGGCGTGCTGGTCGGGTCGAAGGTCAAGATCGGGCTGGCGCTGGCGTCGACCGCCGCCGTGGGCGCGGTCGGCGTGGCGGCCGGGCCGGTGCTGTTCTCGACCGGGCCGGTGCAGGACATCGGGCTGCCCGGCGGGGCGCCCGAGCTCGTCGTGGTCCCGCCTTCGGAGACGCACCACCAGCCGCCGCCGCAGGCGCAGCCGGAGCCGCGGATCGGCATCGGCGTGCTCAACGGCCGCGGCACCGGGGTCGCCGTCCCGGCTCGCGCGCGGGGCGGGGAGCGGCAGGTCGCCGTCAACGAGGTACCGCAGCTTCCCGTCGCCGGGGAGGTCCCGGTCGCGGCCGTGGGCGGTGCAGCCGAGCAGCCGGAGCCGCGCGAAGACCTCACTTCGTCGACCTTGATGGCGCCCGACCACCAGTCGACGTCGCCGCGGCTGGACACGACGTCGAGGCCCGACATGACGATGACCACCGAATCCACCGACGCGACCGCGCCGGAGGACGTCGACGCGCCGGAGCTGTCGCCGACCGGACGGCCCGGCAAGCCGGTCCCGTCGTCGGACGAGCCCGCACCGAAGGACGACGAGACCACGGACACGGACACCTCGGCCGAGCCGTCGACGACGGTGACGCCGACGTCGGGCAAGCCGTGCCCGGGCAGCGCGTCGGCCGTCACCGGGTCGGGCGAACCGGCGGACCCGGCACCGAGCGCTCCGACGGGTTCCTGATCAGCGGTGATCGGTTCCGGCGGGCGAGATGTCCGGATTCCTCCCTCGCGCGGGTGAGCCCGGGCACGGTACCGTTGTGATGCTCACCCTGCGGGCGCCCTGGGAGGCAACTGAATGAACCGGCTGGTACGCGGCGAAGACGGCCGCGACTGGGTGGTCCGTGCCCAGATGGAATGGCGCGCACCGGCAACGGCCGACGACTTCGAGCACGACGTCGCCGGCAGCTACGGGCCCGGCATCGCGATGATCGTCGTGACGGCGCTGCTGGCCGTGATCCTGATCGTGTGGACGCCCGACCAGGTCAACATCCCGGCGTGGGTGCTGCTGGCCTTGCTGCTCGTGGTGCTGTTCTTCCCGCTGCGGTGGATCCTGCGCCGTCCGTGGACAGTGGTCGCGGAGACCGAGGGCGACGTCACGGGCGACAGGCCGTCCGAGCGCTGGGTCGGCACCATCCGCGGCATGTTCACCGTGCAGGGCGAGGTCAAGAAGATCTCCAAGACCATCCAGCGGCACTCGCTGCCGGACTTCGACGGGCCGCTGCACCCGGTCGAGTAGGACACTGGAGCCATGCCCGAGCTACCCGAGGTCGAAGCACTGGCTCACCACCTGCGCGAGAACGCCGTCGGCCGGACGATCTTCCGCATCGATGTCGCATCGCTGAGCGTGCTGAAGACGGCGACACCGCCGTGGACCGAACTGCACGGCCGCGAGATCACCGCCGCGACCCGGCACGGCAAGCACCTCGACGTCGTGGCCGGCGACCTGCACCTGGTCGTCCACCTGGCCCGCGCGGGCTGGCTGCGCTGGTCCGACGGCCTCGCCGCGGCGCCGCTGAAGCCGGGCAAGGGCCCGATCTCGCTGCGGGTGCACCTCGAGTCCGCCACCGGGCCGGGCTTCGACCTCACCGAAGCGGGCACGAAGAAGGGCCTCGCGGTGTGGGTCGTGAAGGACCCGCAGGAGATCGCGAGCGTGGCGCGGCTGGGCCCGGACGCGCTCGCCGTCGACGCCGCCCAGCTGCGGGCGCTCTTCGCCGGCAAGAACACCCGGCTGAAGTGGGCGTTGACCGACCAGTCGCTGCTCGCCGGGATCGGCAACGCCTACTCCGACGAGATCATGCACCGCGCGAAGCTCTCGCCGTACGCGACGATCGGCAAGCTCGACGAAGGCGCGCTGGAGACCCTCGCCGAGGCGATCCACGAGATCGAGACCGACGCCGTCGAGCGGTCGGTGGGGCAGAAGGCGGCCCGGCTGAAGGGCGAGAAGCGGTCGGGCCTGCGGGTCCACGCGCGGACCGGGCTGCCGTGCCCCGTCTGCGCCGACACGATCCGCGAAATATCCTTCGCCGACAAGTCGTTCCAGTACTGCCCGACCTGCCAGACGGGCGGCAAGCCGCTCGCCGACCGCCGGATGTCGCGCCTCCTGAAGTAGGCGTTCGCCGACGCTGGGTAGGGTCTCGTCTACCCTCGGTCAGCGCAGTTGGACAGAAAGTGGGATCAGGCCTTGCACCCGGTCGGTCGAGCGCAGAGCATGGACGCCGTGTCCGGGTTCCCGCTTGCGCAGATCGTCCCGTGGGCTCTTGTGGTGCTGCTCGGCATCACGGTGATCGTGCTGGTCGTCAAACTGCGCAAACCCGGCAGCGTGGTCGAGGACGCCATGCTGCAGGCGGTGCACCGGATGTCGAAGGCGGCGCCCAACCTGCGTTCCGGCCTCGACGAGGACGCCGCCGACAAGATCACCACCCAGCTGCTGCAGATGCTCGACTGCGTCGCCGTCGGCATCACCGACAGCGAAGGCACGCTGCTGTCCTGGGACGGCGAGGCGAACGAGCACTACGTCGACCTCGTCGAGGCGGTCAGCGCGGCGATCCGCAAGCACCGGCGCGAGGTCGTCGCGCACGACCGGATGCCGTGCAACCACCGCGGCACCTGCCGGATGAAGACCGCGGTCATCGTGCCGCTGCTGGTGGAGGGCGAGACCGAGGCGGCGCTGATCGTCGTCGGCCGGACCCGCGGCCGGCTGGTGCAGATGGCCGACGCCGTCGCCCAGTTCGTCTGCACCCAGTTCGAGCTGGCCCGGCTCGACGAGTCCAAGCACCAGCTCCAGCAGGCCGAGATCAAGGCGCTGCGCGCGCAGATCTCGCCGCACTTCGTCTACAACGCGCTCAACACGATCTCCGCGCTGATCCGCACGGACCCCGAAGAGGCGCGAGAGCTGCTTCAGGACTTCGCCGACTTCACGCGCTACTCGTTCCGGACGTCGGGCATGTTCACCTCGCTGGCCGAGGAGCTGCGCAACATCGACCGCTACCTGACGATCGAGAACGCGCGCTTCGGCGGCCGGCTCGAGGTGCGGATGAAGATCGCGCCCGAGGTGCTCAGCGTGGTCGTGCCGTTCCTGATCATCCAGCCGCTGGTGGAGAACGCGGTCAAGCACGGACTGGCCAGCAAGCCCAGTGGCGGCTGCGTCACGGTGATCGCCCAGGACTACGGCACCGAGGCGCTGATCAGCGTCGAGGACGACGGCATCGGCATGGACCCGCGGCGGCTCAACGACCTCAAGAGCGCCCACCGCACCGGCGCGCACGTCGGGCTGGGCAACATCAACCAGCGCATGCAGCAGGTGTTCGGCAGCGACTACGCGGTGATGGTCGAGACGGCGCCCGGCGCCGGCATGAAGGTGACGCTGCGGGTGCCAAAGTTCGTCCCGGGCGTCCGGCCGAACATGCCGGACTACAGCTCGGACGCCGAAGCCGAGGTCCCGGCCCAGGGCGGCCCCGCCCAGCTGAACGGCGCCGAGGTGAACGGCGTCAACGGCACCCGCTCCGGCATCCTCCCCATGGGCTGAATCCGGCTAGCCTGGCTTCATGAGCGTTACGGACAAACTGGCTTCGCGGATCCCGGTGCTCGCCGACCGCGTCGAGCGCAAGGACGTCGTGGCCGTGGTGAAGCTGCACGGCGTGATCACGCCGTCGCCGTCACCGCTGGCCAGGGGCGCGATCAACCTGGCAGCCGTGGAATCGGCGCTGACCAGGGCGTTCGGCCACGAGCGGCTCAAGGCGGTCGCGCTGCTGGTGAACTCCCCCGGCGGCGCGCCGACGCAGTCGGGCCTGGTCGCCGAGCGGATCCGGCAGCTGGCCGACGAGAAGAACGTGCCGGTGCTGGCGTTCTGCGAGGACGTCGCCGCCTCGGGCGGCTACTGGCTGGCCTGCGCGGCGGACGAGATCTACGCCCACCGCACGTCGATGGTCGGCTCGATCGGCGTGATCAGCGGCGGCTTCGGCTTCACGGGCCTGCTGGAGCGCTTCGGCATCGAGCGCCGCCTGCACACGGCGGGCGCGAACAAGTCGCGGCTCGACCCGTTCTCGCCGGAGAAGCCCGAAGACGTCGAGTGGCTGAAGAAGATGCACACCCAGCTCCACGAGCTGTTCGTGAACTGGGTCAAGGAGCGCCGCGGCGACCGCCTGACGGAGTCCGAGGACCTGTTCACCGGCGATGTCTGGCTGGGCGCCAAGGCGGTCGAGCTGGGCCTGGTCGACGGCCTCGGCACGCTTCGCCAGGTCATCACCGAGCGCTACCCGGACGCGGAGATCTCGGTGGCGGAGCCGAAGAAGCCCTTGCTGGCACGCCTGGGCATCGGGGCGCCCGCGGCGGCGTCGGCGGTCCTGGACGCGGTGACGCAGAAGGCGGCCTGGTCCCGCTTCGGCCTCTGAGCCGTTGGTCGCTCAACAGGCCGGACAGGGCTTGCGGAAACTTCTGAAAAAGTTCAGAATTAACGTATGGTCACCACTGAAGTGCAGTGGAGCGAGCTGCAGCGCGATCCCAAGAGCGTCGCTGCGCTCGCTGACGAAGGCGACGTACGGGTCCGTCGCCGCGACGGCGCCGCGCTCCTGCTGACCAGGGAAGATCGAGCGCATTCGGCTTCGGAAGGCTCTGTGGCGGCGGCGCGGGCGCTGCGCAATGTGCTGGCCCGTCTTCCGCACGACGTGGCGGCGGCGGCGCTCCTCGACGAGTTCCCGTGGGTTGATGTCCTGCCCGACGCCGAGCAGGTCCAGTTCGTCAGGGACTTCGCGCGCGCCTTCCAGGCTTCGGCGGAGCTGGGGCATTGGTCGGTGCTCGCCCGGACGATCACGGAATGGCGCAGCACCGCTGCCATTCACGCCGACCCGGCACTCGCCGCCAAGCTCACCGCACCGATCGCCGAAGACATCGGCCCCGTGCCGGGACCCGGGGAAGCTTGAAGATGCCGGCAAAACGCGGTGACCGGGTGGCGCCACCGGCGGCCGGGTGGCTGGGAGGCGCGCTTTGCGACCTCCGAGGCGGCCAAGGGTTGGGAAGCTCTGTGCCAGGCGGCGAGGTCGAACACCTGGGAAGCGTGGATCGTCCTCGCTGAGCGGCCCACGGCTCCGGAGAACCACCCTCGACCTCTGACGCGGTGGCCTTCCGGGCAGACTTTGTGACCGGGATCACCCTTCCCGTGTAACGCCTCTGGAATCGGTGCAGGGCGTCAGTTCTCCTTGTCGACGGGCTTTGTTGTGAACGGCAACAAATCCGGTCGACAAGGAGGTCGTCCCCGATGCCCCGACTCCGGTTCACCGTCGGCGCCGTGCTCGGCGCCGCGCTCATCGCCATCCCGCTGACCCTCCCCGCCGCCGCGTCCATCCCGCCGCCCGAGAGCGGC contains the following coding sequences:
- a CDS encoding histidine kinase, which codes for MDAVSGFPLAQIVPWALVVLLGITVIVLVVKLRKPGSVVEDAMLQAVHRMSKAAPNLRSGLDEDAADKITTQLLQMLDCVAVGITDSEGTLLSWDGEANEHYVDLVEAVSAAIRKHRREVVAHDRMPCNHRGTCRMKTAVIVPLLVEGETEAALIVVGRTRGRLVQMADAVAQFVCTQFELARLDESKHQLQQAEIKALRAQISPHFVYNALNTISALIRTDPEEARELLQDFADFTRYSFRTSGMFTSLAEELRNIDRYLTIENARFGGRLEVRMKIAPEVLSVVVPFLIIQPLVENAVKHGLASKPSGGCVTVIAQDYGTEALISVEDDGIGMDPRRLNDLKSAHRTGAHVGLGNINQRMQQVFGSDYAVMVETAPGAGMKVTLRVPKFVPGVRPNMPDYSSDAEAEVPAQGGPAQLNGAEVNGVNGTRSGILPMG
- a CDS encoding immunity 7 family protein, producing the protein MFEYHGWVTIQATASGDDDAALLERLVDRVHRAIRDAADFDLVDLRWSAGIPMLHFGGFDKHGGHLGPELLTLFTRAGELAPGSYGLLYTWDDQDTENDNNFRVYRMARGQVTEREDPHLTPVAPTVLDTYEL
- a CDS encoding sigma-70 family RNA polymerase sigma factor, which gives rise to MTELGTVPPQAASESDEQALLQRLRNGEDAAFGELFELHAAAVRRLAQSLAADRSEAEDITAETFFRVLQALRRGAGPRDYVRAYLLTVARRVSWEWHGARRDVPVSDDELTFRAGAGADTHARTAEHTLITTAFTSLPERWRTVLWQTEVEGEQPAMVAPHFGLSANATAALARRARQGLRAAYLQAHLSVNRGPDSCRAVVEKLGGFTAGSVTGAEAERIKAHLLGCPSCRGTQDELRDVCSSLRAHAGVLVLLVPAAASLGGSGVLAGLGATIKGVLVGSKVKIGLALASTAAVGAVGVAAGPVLFSTGPVQDIGLPGGAPELVVVPPSETHHQPPPQAQPEPRIGIGVLNGRGTGVAVPARARGGERQVAVNEVPQLPVAGEVPVAAVGGAAEQPEPREDLTSSTLMAPDHQSTSPRLDTTSRPDMTMTTESTDATAPEDVDAPELSPTGRPGKPVPSSDEPAPKDDETTDTDTSAEPSTTVTPTSGKPCPGSASAVTGSGEPADPAPSAPTGS
- a CDS encoding DUF983 domain-containing protein, coding for MNRLVRGEDGRDWVVRAQMEWRAPATADDFEHDVAGSYGPGIAMIVVTALLAVILIVWTPDQVNIPAWVLLALLLVVLFFPLRWILRRPWTVVAETEGDVTGDRPSERWVGTIRGMFTVQGEVKKISKTIQRHSLPDFDGPLHPVE
- a CDS encoding S49 family peptidase, producing the protein MSVTDKLASRIPVLADRVERKDVVAVVKLHGVITPSPSPLARGAINLAAVESALTRAFGHERLKAVALLVNSPGGAPTQSGLVAERIRQLADEKNVPVLAFCEDVAASGGYWLACAADEIYAHRTSMVGSIGVISGGFGFTGLLERFGIERRLHTAGANKSRLDPFSPEKPEDVEWLKKMHTQLHELFVNWVKERRGDRLTESEDLFTGDVWLGAKAVELGLVDGLGTLRQVITERYPDAEISVAEPKKPLLARLGIGAPAAASAVLDAVTQKAAWSRFGL
- a CDS encoding Fpg/Nei family DNA glycosylase, with product MPELPEVEALAHHLRENAVGRTIFRIDVASLSVLKTATPPWTELHGREITAATRHGKHLDVVAGDLHLVVHLARAGWLRWSDGLAAAPLKPGKGPISLRVHLESATGPGFDLTEAGTKKGLAVWVVKDPQEIASVARLGPDALAVDAAQLRALFAGKNTRLKWALTDQSLLAGIGNAYSDEIMHRAKLSPYATIGKLDEGALETLAEAIHEIETDAVERSVGQKAARLKGEKRSGLRVHARTGLPCPVCADTIREISFADKSFQYCPTCQTGGKPLADRRMSRLLK